The window TTTCAGAATACAACGCAACAAGCGGCAAGATGGTCTCTGTGACGAAAAAAATAACGATCACGTCGATCAGAATGACGAGGTAGCGAAAACTGCCATCAATCCGGGGAGGGACAGCCATGACCATCAACCGGCTTTCAATTTTACTGTGCGTACTGCTGGCGGCTCTTTTTCTCGTGACCGCGACCTTTTCTCTCGCCGGGGTGGAACCGGATTCGACGCCGACGCCGGTTAAAAAGAAAGCCTACAACCCCGACGGCATGGTCCACATTCCGGGCGGTTGGTTTAAGATGGGCTGTTCGCCCGGAGATGGGGAGTGTTTCGACCGCGAAAAACCCAGCAAGCGGGTGTACGTGGATGCCTTTTTCATCGACATCCACGAGGTGACGCAGGCGGAATACCAACGTGTTATGGGCGCGAACCCGAGTCGTTTTTCAGGTTGCACGACTTGCCCGGTGGAAACGGTGAATTGGAACGACGCCCGCAGCTACTGCGGGAAAGTGGGCAAACGCTTGCCCACCGAGG is drawn from Candidatus Lernaella stagnicola and contains these coding sequences:
- a CDS encoding formylglycine-generating enzyme family protein is translated as MTINRLSILLCVLLAALFLVTATFSLAGVEPDSTPTPVKKKAYNPDGMVHIPGGWFKMGCSPGDGECFDREKPSKRVYVDAFFIDIHEVTQAEYQRVMGANPSRFSGCTTCPVETVNWNDARSYCGKVGKRLPTEAEWEYAARGGTTGARYGEIDAIAWYRGNSGKKTHPVGQRQPNAYGLYDMLGNVWEWCEDWFDKDWYSKMPERNPRNDNQSPYRVLRGGSWGSNPRSVRASFRIRIQPSITFYFNGGFRCVGTEK